A section of the Triticum dicoccoides isolate Atlit2015 ecotype Zavitan chromosome 7A, WEW_v2.0, whole genome shotgun sequence genome encodes:
- the LOC119333822 gene encoding uncharacterized protein LOC119333822: protein MYLLLFLFQGSVEKSSGSKSFDFGPSDGSFAMKVQRTICPHFGSQIALEVIELVQTRNQDKPKIFIDWAESLVLNVLECVLNSSMPKVSGSEHQSMSKFSFGNKSVSFHSAIANGVFAKSDGIPEVAISDAIPEVAKSDVAPEVPTSDGIPEVATSDGIPEVVVQQESRHAVTPDVVTPIVPPAVIFGGLHNPVVLSSSSTPAKVRNEAVAKEGPVPVCALFSEVKTKDSIVAVPAKCSICTFFLHISFLCILSCSVFRLCILFLFSGISPSKSKCDITDVDSFVLLSDGPAKDCNEEDVVNAFGIPSFAELNRALGIQSPSNVCNYTPVHAHGKSPMEDTNSFRDLSPLVPIRLSQYFRNELGDVQCSQYVADRYLKSFNSPNDEDCIVMVNVDHSDYSKPTNHVNLCSPDVILQTTPKAVVKLNEAVVDVHKIGSSNFAARCQELSRSNDVTYNKLHSFTAPATSYRNPVKVANSPELEILSDTPIVSSAHLSKVPACSKGAPSFQPLGGSTTRSSAAHVPRRIVVPGRFNSDPYVPQGNRYSVTAQERRNHLAMVQIASHPEWCKYEAIRYERAYCSYSNLSSLQFKSRVDNFLILCVCRYLFNEAHPSVSKKHFFFSYIGETILDGTNAEIVGNAFNGANSAFPMWRSNMLYFPICRFSHWFSFVVCLKEKLFVFLDSLYGEFSDFHLAIRDPIVNNFINLWDTYVTPILRKRIDFQNFDIVYPAV from the exons ATGTATTTACTTTTGTTTTTGTTTCAGGGTTCTGTTGAAAAATCCTCAGGCAGTAAGAGTTTTGATTTTGGCCCTTCTGATGGTTCTTTTGCAATGAAAGTTCAAAGAACTATTTGCCCTCACTTTGGATCTCAG ATTGCTCTTGAAGTCATTGAGCTTGTTCAGACTAGAAACCAAGATAAACCTAAGATATTCATTGATTGGGCAGAGTCTCTTGTTTTAAATGTTCTGGAATGTGTGTTGAATTCATCTATGCCCAAAGTGTCTGGAAGCGAGCATCAGTCTATGAGCAAATTCTCttttg gtaACAAGTCTGTCTCATTTCATTCTGCTATCGCCAATGGTGTCTTTGCTAAATCTGATGGTATTCCAGAGGTTGCTATATCTGATGCTATTCCGGAGGTTGCTAAATCTGATGTTGCCCCAGAGGTTCCTACGTCTGATGGTATTCCAGAGGTTGCTACATCTGATGGTATTCCAGAGGTTGTTGTACAGCAAGAGAGTCGTCATGCGGTCACTCCAGATGTCGTTACTCCCATTGTACCTCCTGCTGTTATCTTTGGTGGTTTACATAATCCAGTTGTTCTATCTAGCTCTTCAACACCTGCTAAAGTGCGTAATGAG GCTGTTGCAAAAGAAGGTCCTGTTCCAGTATGCGCCTTGTTTTCTGAAGTTAAAACAAAAGATTCAATTGTTGCAGTTCCTGCCAAATGTTCTATATGCACTTTTTTTTTGCATATCAGTTTCCTCTGTATCTTGAGTTGCTCTGTTTTCAGGTTGTGCATTCTTTTCTTATTTTCAGGTATTTCTCCTTCAAAGTCTAAATGTGATATCACTGATGTCGATTCTTTCGTGTTGCTTTCAG ATGGCCCTGCTAAGGATTGTAATGAGGAAGATGTTGTTAATGCTTTTGGGATTCCTTCCTTTGCCGAGCTTAATCGTGCTCTTGGTATTCAGTCACCTTCTAATGTCTGCAATTACACCCCAGTTCACGCTCATGGAAAATCTCCTATGGAAGATACAAATTCTTTTAGAGACCTGTCACCCCTTGTTCCAATTCGCTTGTCGCAGTATTTCCGTAATGAG TTGGGTGATGTCCAGTGTTCTCAGTATGTTGCCGACAGATATCTGAAGTCGTTTAATTCACCTAATGACGAG GATTGTATTGTTATGGTTAATGTCGATCACTCTGATTATTCAAAGCCAACCAATCATGTGAACTTATGTTCTCCTGATGTAATCTTGCAAACTACTCCAAAAGCTGTTGTGAAG CTCAATGAGGCAGTAGTTGATGTCCATAAAATTGGTAGCTCAAACTTTGCAGCTAGGTGTCAAGAGCTATCTAGATCAAATGATGTTACTTACAACAAGCTGCACAGTTTTACTGCCCCTGCAACAAGTTATCGTAATCCTGTAAAG GTTGCTAATAGCCCGGAATTAGAGATCCTGTCAGACACGCCTATTGTTTCTAGTGCTCATCTTTCTAAGGTTCCTGCATGTTCAAAAGGTGCTCCATCATTTCAGCCCCTTGGTGGTTCTACAACTAGGTCTTCTGCAGCTCATGTCCCTCGTAGAATTGTTGTCCCTGGTAGATTCAACTCAGATCCTTATGTTCCTCAAGGGAATCGTTATTCAGTTACTGCTCAAGAAAGGCGTAATCATCTTGCAATGGTTCAGATTGCAAGTCATCCAGAGTGGTGCAA GTACGAGGCTATCCGATATGAAAGAGCTTACTGTAGTTATAGTAACCTTTCTTCACTACAGTTCAAATCTcgcgtagacaatttcttgatcttGTGTGTGTGTCGATATCTATTCAATGAAGCTCACCCTTCCGTTTCTAAGAAACATTTCTTCTTCTCTTACATTGGT GAAACAATTCTGGATGGTACTAATGCTGAGATTGTTGGTAATGCTTTCAATGGTGCTAATAGCGCTTTTCCTATGTGGAGAAGCAACATG CTGTACTTCCCTATTTGTAGGTTCAGTCATTGGTTTTCTTTTGTGGTTTGCTTGAAGGAGAAACTGTTTGTCTTCCTCGATTCATTATATGGCGAGTTCTCCGATTTCCACCTAGCCATTCGTGATCCGATT GTTAACAACTTCATCAATCTATGGGACACATATGTGACTCCTATATTGAGGAAGCGTATTGACTTTCAAAATTTCGACATTGTGTATCCTGCG GTATGA